A stretch of the Gemmatimonadaceae bacterium genome encodes the following:
- the mqnE gene encoding aminofutalosine synthase MqnE has protein sequence MALSPVPEIDPHRMGDPALRPIAAKVAAGERLSAGDGATLFRSPDLLGVGLLADAANRAIHGKRVYFAANQHINPTNVCILRKTCVFCSYARLPKESGAYRYTMEQVYAEAAANPYVREFHIVGGLDMQAGLEYYREMFQGLKERHPQVHIKALTAVEIAHIARIEKMSIKQVLTELRDAGLDTLPGGGAEVFSKGVRATIADRKLAAEDWINVHRIAHALGIRSNATMLYGHVETIEDRMEHLQMLRDLQDETGGFLTYIPLAYHPDHNELGVTLGRTGTATSGHDDLRNLAVARLFLDNFAHVKTHWIMVTQFISQIALNFGVNDLEGTVVREKIYHEAGAHTPQGLALDDVLKLIRGAGRIPVERDSLYNVIRTFEPDAAAA, from the coding sequence ATGGCGCTGTCGCCGGTTCCCGAGATAGACCCCCATCGCATGGGCGATCCCGCCCTGCGCCCGATTGCCGCGAAGGTCGCGGCCGGCGAACGCCTGTCGGCCGGCGACGGCGCGACGCTGTTCCGGTCGCCCGATCTGTTAGGCGTCGGCCTGCTCGCCGATGCCGCCAACCGCGCGATCCACGGCAAGCGCGTCTACTTCGCCGCCAATCAGCACATCAACCCGACCAACGTCTGCATCCTGCGCAAGACGTGCGTCTTCTGCTCGTACGCACGGCTGCCCAAGGAGAGCGGCGCCTACCGGTACACCATGGAACAGGTGTACGCGGAAGCCGCCGCCAATCCGTACGTGCGCGAGTTCCATATCGTCGGCGGCCTCGACATGCAGGCCGGCCTCGAGTACTACCGCGAGATGTTCCAGGGACTCAAGGAGCGCCATCCGCAGGTCCACATCAAGGCGCTCACCGCGGTCGAGATCGCGCACATTGCGCGCATCGAGAAGATGTCCATCAAGCAGGTCCTCACCGAGTTGCGCGACGCCGGCCTCGACACCCTGCCGGGTGGCGGCGCCGAAGTGTTCTCGAAGGGCGTCCGCGCGACCATCGCCGACCGCAAGCTCGCTGCCGAAGACTGGATCAACGTGCACCGCATCGCCCACGCGCTCGGCATCCGGTCCAACGCGACGATGCTCTATGGCCACGTGGAAACGATCGAGGACCGCATGGAGCACCTGCAGATGCTCCGCGACCTGCAGGATGAGACCGGCGGATTCCTCACCTACATTCCGCTCGCCTACCACCCGGACCACAACGAGCTCGGCGTTACGTTAGGCCGCACGGGCACGGCGACGAGCGGCCACGATGACCTGCGCAACCTCGCCGTCGCGCGGTTGTTCCTCGACAACTTCGCGCACGTCAAAACGCACTGGATCATGGTCACGCAGTTCATCTCGCAGATCGCGCTGAACTTCGGGGTGAACGATCTCGAGGGCACGGTGGTCCGCGAAAAGATCTATCACGAGGCCGGCGCCCACACGCCACAGGGCCTCGCCCTCGACGACGTGCTCAAGTTGATCCGTGGCGCCGGCCGCATCCCGGTCGAACGCGACTCGCTCTACAACGTGATCCGGACCTTCGAGCCGGACGCCGCGGCCGCCTAA
- a CDS encoding menaquinone biosynthesis protein yields MRIGRIPYINCYPVYGAIDRGVVSVAATLVDGVPSELNRRMAANELEVSVISAVAYARDAARYLLLPDLGITSDGAVRSVLLFSRVPAPELGGKRVLLSRSSMTSVALLRLLFANVWHSSPEFAAGDAELTNVAQFANEHHDARLVIGDAALLLNAARLGAAPNAVDHGAPYPYAYDLGAEWKRWTGLPFVFAVWVAQRSAPVREALDVHARLIESRDWGLSHLDQLAAQASRASGVALHTCAEYLSGLDYRLSYAHLAGLTDFFRRLAAVGEVPDGSLAFLPA; encoded by the coding sequence GTGCGCATCGGCCGCATCCCGTACATCAACTGCTATCCCGTGTACGGCGCCATCGACCGCGGCGTCGTCTCCGTCGCAGCGACGCTCGTGGACGGCGTGCCAAGCGAGCTCAACCGGCGTATGGCGGCCAACGAGCTCGAGGTGAGCGTCATCTCGGCCGTCGCCTACGCGCGCGATGCCGCCCGCTATCTCCTGCTCCCCGACCTCGGCATCACATCCGATGGCGCCGTGCGCAGCGTCCTGTTGTTCTCGCGCGTGCCGGCGCCAGAGCTCGGCGGCAAGCGCGTGCTGCTCTCGCGCAGCTCCATGACCAGCGTGGCGCTGCTACGCCTCCTCTTCGCCAACGTGTGGCATTCCTCGCCCGAGTTCGCCGCGGGCGACGCCGAGCTCACGAACGTGGCGCAGTTCGCCAATGAGCACCATGACGCACGGCTCGTGATCGGCGACGCCGCTCTCCTCCTCAACGCCGCGCGTCTGGGCGCCGCCCCAAATGCGGTAGACCATGGCGCTCCCTACCCGTACGCGTATGACCTGGGCGCCGAGTGGAAGCGATGGACGGGACTGCCGTTCGTGTTCGCCGTGTGGGTTGCCCAGCGCTCGGCGCCGGTGCGCGAAGCTCTCGACGTGCATGCGCGCCTCATCGAATCGCGCGACTGGGGACTGAGCCATCTCGACCAGCTCGCTGCCCAGGCGTCTCGCGCCAGCGGCGTCGCATTGCACACCTGCGCCGAGTACCTTTCCGGACTGGACTATCGGCTGTCGTACGCGCACCTGGCCGGCCTCACCGATTTTTTCAGACGGCTTGCCGCGGTCGGCGAAGTCCCCGATGGATCGCTCGCCTTTCTTCCCGCCTGA
- the mqnC gene encoding cyclic dehypoxanthinyl futalosine synthase: MRDLLEFYTNAPLLELGLEADRVRQEKHPHGIVTYIVDRNINYTNVCVADCGFCAFYRRPKHGEGYTLSYEQIGAKIDEAKALGAVQILMQGGHNPYIPFEWYLELLKYIKRYHPIHIHGFSPSEVDFFAKLFRMDAREVIRELIKAGLNSIPGGGGEILVQRVRDIVAKKKAGADRWLEIMEIAHEEGMKTSVTMMYGIGETLAERLEHLQRVRDLQARTHGFTAFICWPLQPENTPKMSHQPKTDATDYLRTTAIARITLDNVPNLQASWVTMGMKVGQVALRFGCNDFGSLMIEENVVSAANTTFRTTTDEMERLIRDAGFTAARRRQDYSIIAPAATPESATVAA, translated from the coding sequence ATGCGTGATCTCCTCGAGTTCTACACGAACGCGCCGTTGCTCGAGCTGGGGCTCGAGGCCGATCGCGTGCGCCAGGAGAAGCACCCGCACGGCATCGTCACCTACATCGTGGATCGCAACATCAATTACACGAACGTGTGCGTGGCCGATTGCGGCTTCTGCGCGTTCTATCGCCGGCCAAAGCACGGCGAGGGCTACACACTCTCGTACGAACAGATCGGCGCAAAAATCGATGAAGCCAAAGCGCTCGGCGCCGTTCAGATTCTGATGCAGGGGGGACATAACCCATACATCCCCTTCGAGTGGTATCTCGAGCTGCTCAAGTACATTAAGAGGTACCATCCGATTCATATCCACGGATTCAGCCCGAGCGAAGTCGACTTTTTCGCGAAGCTGTTCCGCATGGATGCACGTGAAGTGATACGTGAGCTCATCAAGGCCGGGCTCAATTCCATTCCCGGCGGCGGCGGCGAGATCCTCGTCCAGCGCGTGCGCGACATCGTCGCGAAAAAGAAAGCGGGCGCGGATCGCTGGCTCGAGATCATGGAGATCGCGCACGAGGAAGGCATGAAGACCAGCGTGACGATGATGTACGGCATCGGCGAGACGCTGGCCGAGCGGTTGGAGCATCTGCAGCGCGTGCGGGATCTCCAGGCGCGCACGCACGGGTTCACGGCGTTCATCTGCTGGCCGCTGCAGCCCGAAAACACGCCCAAGATGTCGCACCAGCCCAAGACCGACGCCACCGATTATCTGCGCACGACGGCCATCGCGCGCATCACGCTCGACAATGTGCCTAACTTGCAGGCCAGCTGGGTCACGATGGGCATGAAGGTCGGACAGGTGGCGCTGCGGTTCGGCTGCAACGACTTCGGATCGCTCATGATCGAGGAAAACGTGGTGTCGGCGGCGAACACGACGTTCCGCACCACGACCGACGAGATGGAGCGGCTCATCCGCGACGCCGGGTTCACGGCCGCGCGCCGACGACAGGACTACTCGATCATCGCGCCGGCGGCGACGCCAGAGTCCGCGACGGTGGCGGCGTAG
- the ispF gene encoding 2-C-methyl-D-erythritol 2,4-cyclodiphosphate synthase — protein MATRCGIGYDSHRLVPGGPLKLGGVAIPATVSLSGHSDGDAVAHAVTDAVLGAAGAGDIGEMFPDADPANRNRDSMDMLRLAVSRAAMHGWRPAHVDVTVIAERPRLAPHRDAMRAALAAALGIEPGAVSVKGKTNEGMGWIGRGEGVACIAVATLEQRVQTE, from the coding sequence ATGGCCACACGCTGCGGCATCGGCTACGACTCGCACCGCCTCGTTCCGGGCGGACCTCTCAAACTGGGCGGCGTCGCCATTCCCGCGACCGTCTCCCTCTCGGGCCACTCCGACGGCGACGCCGTCGCCCATGCCGTCACTGACGCGGTGTTAGGCGCGGCGGGCGCGGGCGACATCGGCGAGATGTTTCCCGATGCCGACCCCGCCAACCGCAACCGCGACTCGATGGACATGCTGCGTCTGGCCGTGTCCCGCGCCGCGATGCACGGCTGGCGTCCGGCGCACGTGGATGTCACGGTGATCGCCGAGCGGCCGCGTCTGGCGCCGCACCGCGACGCGATGCGCGCGGCGCTGGCGGCCGCGTTGGGCATCGAGCCCGGCGCCGTGAGCGTCAAGGGCAAGACCAACGAGGGCATGGGCTGGATCGGGCGCGGCGAAGGCGTCGCCTGCATCGCCGTCGCCACCCTCGAACAGCGGGTCCAAACCGAATGA
- the xerD gene encoding site-specific tyrosine recombinase XerD: protein MTRRATAHPDANAPLALGDDLARAFALERFQDFLHVERGAARATNEAYALDLARFATFMRVKGASRPAGVTPALLRDFVYHLKDLGLAPTSIRRNISAVRTYFRFLVGEGEIAQDPSDRLETPKRWLTLPDVLTVHETERLLAAPTLDDPLAFRDRAMLELAYGAGLRVSEWVTLGVKDLMLDNGLVRVFGKGSKERLVPIGRRAIGAVAVYVRELRPRLEHGAGKGMLLLNAQGKPLTRMGAWKILRKYVERAGITKHITPHTLRHTFATHLLEHGADLRAVQEMLGHADIATTQIYTHVDREYLRSVHKQYHPRG from the coding sequence ATGACCCGCCGGGCGACCGCGCACCCGGACGCCAACGCTCCGCTTGCGTTAGGCGATGACCTCGCCCGCGCGTTCGCGCTCGAGCGCTTCCAGGATTTTCTCCACGTGGAGCGAGGCGCCGCTCGGGCGACGAACGAGGCCTACGCGCTCGACCTCGCGCGCTTTGCCACGTTCATGCGCGTGAAGGGCGCCAGCCGTCCCGCCGGCGTCACACCGGCGCTGCTCCGCGACTTCGTGTATCACTTGAAGGACCTCGGCCTCGCCCCGACGTCGATTCGCCGCAACATCTCTGCGGTGCGAACGTACTTTCGCTTCCTCGTCGGCGAGGGTGAGATCGCGCAGGATCCGAGCGACCGCCTCGAGACACCCAAGCGATGGCTCACGCTGCCCGACGTGCTCACCGTGCACGAGACGGAGCGCCTGCTGGCCGCGCCCACGCTGGATGACCCGCTCGCGTTTCGAGATCGCGCCATGCTCGAGCTCGCCTACGGCGCCGGCCTTCGCGTGTCCGAGTGGGTCACACTCGGCGTGAAAGACCTGATGCTCGACAACGGCCTGGTGCGCGTGTTCGGAAAAGGCAGCAAGGAGCGGCTCGTGCCCATCGGACGGCGCGCGATCGGCGCCGTGGCCGTGTACGTGCGCGAGCTGAGGCCGCGCTTGGAGCACGGAGCAGGCAAGGGAATGCTGCTGCTCAACGCGCAGGGGAAACCGCTCACGCGCATGGGGGCGTGGAAGATTCTGCGCAAGTACGTCGAGCGCGCCGGCATCACCAAACACATCACACCGCACACCCTTCGCCACACGTTCGCCACGCACTTGCTCGAGCACGGCGCCGACTTGCGCGCGGTCCAGGAGATGCTGGGACACGCGGATATCGCGACGACGCAGATCTACACGCACGTGGACCGCGAGTACCTGCGCTCGGTGCACAAGCAGTATCATCCGCGGGGCTGA
- a CDS encoding aminodeoxychorismate/anthranilate synthase component II: protein MILVIDNYDSFTYNLVQYLGELGAEPLVRRNDALSVEEVGALRPRAIVLSPGPCTPREAGISVPVVSRWGPTIPLLGVCLGHQAIGEAFGGTVVRAARVMHGKMSRIVHDGTGLFSGIPSPLEVMRYHSLIVERKTLPACLTMLATSLDDDTELQAVRHVSHPVWGVQFHPESVLTQHGKRLLQNFLTLAGC from the coding sequence ATGATTCTCGTCATCGACAACTACGACTCGTTCACCTACAACCTGGTCCAGTACCTGGGCGAGTTGGGGGCCGAGCCGCTCGTTAGGCGAAACGATGCCCTGTCCGTCGAGGAGGTGGGCGCGCTCCGGCCGCGGGCCATCGTGCTCTCGCCCGGTCCGTGCACGCCCCGCGAAGCGGGCATCTCGGTGCCGGTCGTGTCCCGATGGGGGCCGACGATTCCGCTGCTTGGCGTGTGTCTCGGACACCAGGCCATCGGCGAGGCGTTCGGCGGAACGGTCGTCCGCGCGGCGCGGGTGATGCATGGCAAGATGTCCCGGATCGTACACGACGGGACGGGGCTGTTCAGCGGCATCCCGTCGCCGCTCGAGGTGATGCGATACCACTCACTCATCGTGGAACGCAAAACGCTGCCGGCCTGCCTGACCATGCTCGCCACGTCCCTCGACGACGACACCGAGCTCCAAGCCGTGCGGCACGTCTCGCATCCGGTATGGGGTGTGCAATTCCATCCCGAGTCCGTGCTCACTCAACACGGGAAACGACTTCTGCAGAACTTCCTGACGCTCGCCGGATGCTGA
- a CDS encoding DinB family protein codes for MRTTSLVTRPVPTDELILEPWRTNCRITRLLVSGLPRAIWEAPLPGLPRRTVRMVAAHFHNSRSGWINTLGVPLGIERPPRVSTFKATRRAVLAALPGSANGIEAVLRAGLRAGGTVPPTAKYVWRNLPLDVGHVLSYFIAHEAHHRGQLVLACRQLGARLPHEVVNRMWWWQPPKAARKNAL; via the coding sequence GTGCGCACCACATCTCTCGTTACCAGGCCGGTGCCGACGGACGAGCTGATCCTCGAACCGTGGCGCACGAACTGCCGCATCACGCGGCTGCTGGTGAGCGGTCTGCCGCGCGCCATCTGGGAGGCGCCGCTGCCCGGGTTGCCGCGTCGCACGGTCCGCATGGTAGCCGCGCACTTCCACAATTCGCGCAGCGGCTGGATCAACACGCTCGGCGTCCCGTTAGGCATTGAGCGGCCACCTCGCGTGAGCACCTTCAAGGCGACGCGGCGAGCGGTGCTCGCCGCCTTGCCGGGAAGCGCCAACGGTATCGAAGCCGTGTTGCGCGCCGGGTTGCGGGCGGGCGGCACGGTACCGCCCACGGCCAAGTACGTCTGGCGGAACCTCCCGCTGGATGTCGGCCACGTGCTGTCGTACTTCATCGCGCACGAAGCCCACCACCGGGGGCAGCTGGTGCTCGCCTGCCGTCAGTTAGGCGCGCGGCTCCCGCACGAGGTGGTCAACCGGATGTGGTGGTGGCAGCCGCCCAAAGCCGCCAGAAAGAACGCGCTCTAG